One Rhinopithecus roxellana isolate Shanxi Qingling chromosome 7, ASM756505v1, whole genome shotgun sequence DNA segment encodes these proteins:
- the UPRT gene encoding uracil phosphoribosyltransferase homolog isoform X3: protein MQGETEPPGPRTASRGDFMFSADRLIRLVVEEGLNQLPYKECMVTTPTGYKYEGVKFEKGNCGVSIMRSGEAMEQGLRDCCRSIRIGKILIQSDEETQRAKVYYAKFPPDIYRRKVLLMYPILSTGNTVIEAVKVLIEHGVQPSVIILLSLFSTPHGAKSIIQEFPEITILTTEVHPVAPTHFGQKYFGTD, encoded by the exons gACAGCCAGTAGAGGGGACTTCATGTTTTCTGCGGATCGTTTG ATCAGACTTGTTGTGGAAGAGGGATTGAATCAGCTGCCATATAAGGAATGCATGGTGACCACTCCAACAG GGTACAAGTATGAAGGAGTGAAATTTGAGAAGGGAAATTGTGGGGTCAGCATAATGAGAAGCG gtGAGGCAATGGAACAAGGTTTACGAGACTGCTGTCGATCCATACGAATTGGAAAGATCCTGATTCAGAGTGATGAGGAGACACAAAGAGCTAAAGTGTATTATGCCAAATTCCCCCCAGACATTTACCGGAGAAAAGTCCTTCTGATGTATCCAATTCTCA GCACTGGAAATACTGTAATTGAAGCTGTAAAAGTTCTTATAGAACATGGAGTTCAACCCAGTGTTATCATCCTACTCAGTCTGTTCTCCACTCCTCATG gtgcCAAATCAATCATTCAGGAGTTTCCAGAGATCACAATTTTAACTACTGAAGTTCATCCTGTTGCACCTACACATTTTGGACAGAAATACTTTGGAACAGACTAA
- the UPRT gene encoding uracil phosphoribosyltransferase homolog isoform X4: MFSADRLIRLVVEEGLNQLPYKECMVTTPTGYKYEGVKFEKGNCGVSIMRSGEAMEQGLRDCCRSIRIGKILIQSDEETQRAKVYYAKFPPDIYRRKVLLMYPILSTGNTVIEAVKVLIEHGVQPSVIILLSLFSTPHGAKSIIQEFPEITILTTEVHPVAPTHFGQKYFGTD, encoded by the exons ATGTTTTCTGCGGATCGTTTG ATCAGACTTGTTGTGGAAGAGGGATTGAATCAGCTGCCATATAAGGAATGCATGGTGACCACTCCAACAG GGTACAAGTATGAAGGAGTGAAATTTGAGAAGGGAAATTGTGGGGTCAGCATAATGAGAAGCG gtGAGGCAATGGAACAAGGTTTACGAGACTGCTGTCGATCCATACGAATTGGAAAGATCCTGATTCAGAGTGATGAGGAGACACAAAGAGCTAAAGTGTATTATGCCAAATTCCCCCCAGACATTTACCGGAGAAAAGTCCTTCTGATGTATCCAATTCTCA GCACTGGAAATACTGTAATTGAAGCTGTAAAAGTTCTTATAGAACATGGAGTTCAACCCAGTGTTATCATCCTACTCAGTCTGTTCTCCACTCCTCATG gtgcCAAATCAATCATTCAGGAGTTTCCAGAGATCACAATTTTAACTACTGAAGTTCATCCTGTTGCACCTACACATTTTGGACAGAAATACTTTGGAACAGACTAA